One stretch of Cydia fagiglandana chromosome 18, ilCydFagi1.1, whole genome shotgun sequence DNA includes these proteins:
- the LOC134673051 gene encoding zinc carboxypeptidase-like, translated as MEFKLLLFVLLVAATACAEPKSYEGYKVYKVVPKTADEVESLLKVKISGVSEFWDESVDVNQIVKIMVSPAHEAEFIEILERDNIEATLVIDDVQRAIDDQIIPVSRRKGSGSSSGRPSGGSSVSGRPGSTSSSSSSGTGTTGSNGFLTYYALTSGSRRNRRTYQRNADTLFSFTWDRYHTLDTIYSWLDELAEAFPNIVKTVVMPGQSVEGREIKGIIIDYHPERTEKKIGMFEGGLHAREWISPATVTWIIKEFLVSDDPEVVALATSFEWHIFPVVNPDGYSYTFTDRRLWRKNRSRVNFTSCAASGVEDDLSNGVDLNRNFEFEWNTAGTSEDPCSNLFPGPSPASEPETQAIQQYVLNLRQQGEIIYYIAFHSYTQLIVVPYSHLDSNSVLQIPDYANMFEIAARAADALASRNGTTYRVGLSVDVMYLMSGTSFDWVKSTGVPVSYLIELRDVGEYGFLLPAEQIIPNNLEIMDALLEMDRATRDLNIYTRESSAGTVVTSMLLVAFGVIITVY; from the exons ATGGAGTTTAAACTactgttatttgttttacttgTAGCCGCAACAGCTTGCGCTGAACCGAAAAGCTATGAAGGCTATAAAGTTTATAAAGTTGTTCCCAAAACAGCCGATGAAGTGGAAAGTCTGCTCAAAGTGAAAATAAGTGGTGTATCAGAGTTTTGGGATGAGAGTGTTGATGTAAACCAAATTGTAAAGATCATGGTGTCGCCAGCACATGAAGCGGAGTTTATTGAAATTCTAGAAAGAGATAATATTGAAGCGACGTTAGTGATTGACGATGTGCAAAG AGCCATCGACGACCAGATAATTCCGGTCTCCAGACGTAAAGGAAGCGGTAGCAGCAGTGGTAGACCCAGTGGTGGTAGTAGTGTAAGTGGTAGACCAGGGTCTAcaagcagcagcagcagcagtggTACAGGAACCACCGGCAGCAATGGCTTTTTAACCTATTACGCTTTGACATCTGGAAGTCGTCGTAACAGAAGAACGTATCAACGTAATGCCGATACATTATTCTCATTCACATGGGACAGATACCACACATTAGATACCATATATTCCTGGCTCGATGAATTAGCAGAGGCTTTCCCAAATATTGTGAAAACAGTAGTCATGCCTGGTCAAAGCGTAGAAGGCAGAGAGATCAAAGGAATCATCATTGATTACCACCCAGAGAGAACGGAGAAGAAAATTGGTATGTTTGAGGGTGGGCTTCATGCAAGAGAGTGGATTTCACCAGCAACTGTTACATGGATAATTAAAGAGTTTTTGGTGAGCGATGATCCTGAAGTTGTAGCTTTGGCTACCAGTTTCGAATGGCATATCTTCCCTGTTGTCAACCCTGATGGATACTCTTATACTTTTACAGAC CGAAGACTGTGGAGAAAGAACCGTAGCAGAGTTAATTTCACGTCCTGTGCAGCGTCCGGTGTTGAGGATGACTTGAGCAACGGCGTGGATCTCAATAGAAACTTCGAGTTTGAATGGAACA cGGCGGGAACATCAGAGGATCCCTGTTCTAACCTTTTTCCGGGGCCATCACCAGCATCAGAGCCTGAGACTCAAGCCATACAACAATATGTCCTGAATCTAAGGCAGCAAGGAGAGATCATTTACTACATTGCATTCCATTCCTATACTCAGTTGATCGTCGTACCGTACAGTCATCTGGATTCGAACTCGGTGTTGCAGATTCCAGATTATGCTAACATG tttgaaaTAGCTGCGAGAGCGGCTGACGCACTAGCAAGCAGGAACGGCACTACATACAGAGTTGGTCTTTCAGTGGACGTTATGT ATTTGATGAGCGGTACGAGTTTTGACTGGGTTAAGAGCACCGGTGTTCCAGTATCTTACCTAATAGAACTTCGAGATGTGGGCGAATATGGTTTCCTGTTACCGGCAGAACAAATAATCCCGAACAATCTAGAAATCATGGATGCTTTACTTGAGATGGACAGAGCGACTAGAGATCTAAATATTTACACGCGGGAGTCTTCTGCGGGAACCGTTGTGACGTCAATGCTTTTGGTGGCATTTGGTGTTATAATCACCGTCTATTGA
- the LOC134673052 gene encoding zinc carboxypeptidase-like: MVFKVIALLGLLAVANAMVSYENYKVYNIVPKSEAEVQMLNDLKKDGYEFWTEIYEVGSEVRIMVAPVEDEEFSSYLKSVNLDAKVSIANVQDLIDAQLKTAIPNANSRSSTLGSMSWDRYYGLENIYNWLDELETLYPDVVTTINIGNTFEGRQIRGIVIDFKSGERGETPLTAMIEAGIHAREWIAPATATWIIKEFLTSDDPAVRSMAETFVWHIIPVANPDGYVYTFTDDRMWRKNRNTANHVMCGTNADAGNGIDLNRNFNFQWMVTGASANPCDQTYAGPSAASELETQAISNYVLTLQRTSELIYYLDFHSYSQMILVPYSHVSGIDVLQAPNYGDMFEVAIRAAEKLEARHGTRYTVGTSQEILYAVTGSSFDWVKGVVGVPIVYLFELRDIGFYGFLLPTEDIIPNNEEIMDGLIELDRVTKQLGYYSGAGTVFSSVVSLVISACMLVLLQ; encoded by the exons ATGGTTTTCAAAGTAATAGCCCTTTTGGGGCTCTTAGCCGTAGCAAATGCAATGGTGAGCTATGAAAACTACAAAGTTTACAATATTGTGCCAAAGTCAGAAGCTGAAGTGCAAATGCTTAATGATCTGAAGAAAGACGGTTATGAATTCTGGACGGAGATATATGAAGTTGGGAGCGAAGTGAGAATCATGGTGGCTCCTGTTGAAGATGAGGAGTTTTCGAGTTACCTCAAAAGTGTAAATCTTGACGCGAAGGTTAGCATTGCTAATGTGCAAGA CTTAATAGACGCTCAACTGAAGACCGCCATCCCCAATGCTAATTCCCGCAGCAGTACACTGGGTAGCATGTCTTGGGACAGATACTACGGCTTAGAAAACATCTACAACTGGTTGGATGAGCTAGAAACTCTATACCCTGATGTAGTCACTACTATCAATATTGGGAACACTTTTGAAGGCCGTCAGATTAGAGGCATCGTCATTGACTTCAAGTCTGGTGAGAGAGGCGAAACGCCATTGACGGCGATGATTGAAGCAGGCATTCATGCCAGAGAATGGATCGCACCAGCCACCGCTACATGGATCATCAAAGAGTTTTTGACAAGTGATGACCCTGCAGTTAGGAGTATGGCGGAGACATTCGTGTGGCATATTATTCCGGTTGCTAACCCTGATGGATATGTTTATACTTTCACAGAT GATCGAATGTGGAGGAAAAACCGAAATACAGCTAATCACGTCATGTGCGGAACTAATGCTGATGCAGGCAACGGTATTGACTTGAACAGGAACTTTAACTTCCAATGGATGG TCACTGGGGCCTCAGCTAACCCGTGTGATCAGACGTACGCCGGCCCCTCCGCGGCCTCCGAGCTCGAGACCCAAGCCATCTCCAACTACGTCCTCACACTGCAGCGTACTAGCGAGCTCATCTACTACCTGGACTTCCACTCATACTCGCAAATGATTCTAGTACCGTACAGCCACGTGAGCGGCATCGACGTACTGCAGGCACCTAACTACGGTGATATG tttgaagttgcTATCCGCGCTGCAGAGAAATTGGAGGCTAGGCATGGAACGCGCTACACTGTTGGAACATCCCAAGAAATTTTAT ATGCTGTGACTGGGTCAAGCTTTGACTGGGTAAAAGGAGTCGTAGGCGTGCCGATCGTGTACCTTTTCGAATTAAGAGACATCGGCTTCTACGGATTCCTGCTGCCCACAGAAGACATTATCCCCAATAATGAGGAAATCATGGACGGGCTTATAGAACTGGATAGGGTGACCAAACAGCTGGGTTACTATTCTGGCGCAGGGACTGTCTTCAGTTCTGTTGTGTCGTTGGTTATCTCTGCGTGCATGTTGGTACTGCTCCAATAA